CAGAGGTAAAACAATTGTAGGAAAAAAACATCCCATTTCAATGAAATTGCAATACATTAGGGCAGCTTAAAGATGAATTGATACCACAAAACGAGCTCATTAGGACAGCTAGTAAGCTAACACACTAGCATATACTACTTACTTGACAAGACAAGAAACGCTGCCATCATTGAAGTTAACTACCCAATTACCCATATTTGCATCCTTCTAAAGAGTAAAGAGTACTGAAGACAAGGACAGCAAGTTGATTTGTAGTACAACTCCTAAGACTGAATAACCAAGTTGATGTTTTCGCATCCAAATTCCATGTTCAGTAATAATGGACCTGATATTGTTTACTTCTAAATTATTATccttaaaaataaaaaggggcactcTCATTTCTAATTTCTCCTTCGAGAGTATATAATCACAAGCATAATTTGGACACCGACATATGCTCCACAAGCTAGCACATATCTAATAGGCACTACTACAATGAGAAAATAGGAACTAGATTAAGCTAACATGCCAAGCAAGCTACTCCATAGCAAGAAGGTTTGTCTACTACTGAAGATCCGCTCGTTATGAAGGCACCAACCTCAATTTTTATGTCATGCGTGCAGAGTTTGTAACTCAGAGTACAATGGCACATATGGCAGATATCGCGGATTGTCGTCTCCTCCAAGATCACAGATCTCTTGAATTTTGTGATGATCCATATCATAAGAGACCAATGTATTATCCCACCCCACAGTTAAGAAGATGATGTTACAGTCTGGATGCATTGCAACCCACTGAAAACCCTGTATAAGATCAATCTCTCTCTCTCCAAATATATATGAAGCGTCGGTGCTATGCTTCAATATCCATTCTTGACTGAGGTAGTTCTCAAGAACATAAACCACCAGTTCAACCATACGTTCATCAGTTTCCAGAAAACTGACAAAATGCAAAGAACCCTGAGATTTCTGAATGAGATCAACAGTGCAAAGTTCAGGGATAGGTATCTTCCTCCATGTTTTCCCCTCGGTGTCCACCACGGCTATATCATCATCCATGGTGAGAAAATGCAGACAGCCATTAAGAAACACATCTCCCGAGTGATGACCAACAAGGGAAACAAATGCTTCATCATCTTCTGTATCAATCCATCCGTTCTCCTTGTGAACCCATTCCCCTGTTTCAGAGGAATACACCTCCATTCCGGGCTGGCTGATGTCGTGATCCTCGGAGAACTCAAACACATGGAAGTGATCCGACACGGCTGGGTCAAAACCCAGACGTGCCATGCACTCGGTGCCGGCATTGATCGAGTCAGGCAACCGGACCCACTCCTCCGTGGCTGGATTGCACACGACGTAATGGAAGTCGTCCTGGCCTTCCCAGCAGCGGCAGAGGAGGAGGCCGTTGCAGCAGGACAGCaggaagatgctctggtgctgcggCAGGAAATCAAAGAGAGGAGAGACCAGAGGGCGGCCTGTCCCGGTGACGTTGGTGAAACTGGGAGCTGGCGCCGGCTCGCTGCGGGGCATGTAGAAGAAACCCTCGAGGGTCTGCGGCAGCTGCCTTTGGTTGTGCGGGTGCGAGATGATGCCCCGCCAGGTCCTGGAGACGCACATGCAGCGGCGGAGCGACTTGACGGGGAGACGGGAGAGGATTTCGACGAGGAGGTCGTCGGTCAGGCTAGCCACCGTCCGCATCTCGAGCAGAAGAACGACACCTGAGGCACGCGGATTCAATGGAGAAATGGTCAAGAGATGCAGGAAGAAGATGAAGGAAGGTAGGGATGGTGGATTATGTCTGCTTCACTCTGCGTACCTGATACGAGGAGGAAGCGTCGGCGGTGACTTTCCGCCGTGGCAGATCGGtacggcacggcggcggcgaccttCCGACGCGGCAGCTAGTCAAGATACGCCGGCGGTGCCGTGCCGCGGACGAGATGAAGTGGGAACGGCGATCTGCCAGCAGGATCTGCCGCGCCGGCGACGGAGATAGCGAGCGGTGGCCGGTGGCAGCGCCGCCGACCTAGCAACCTCTGCCGACGGAGGAATGGGATTCTGGGGTTAGGATTCAAGCGCCCAGATGGTGGGCTGATTCTGGGGTTACCCACCCACTTGCAGACCTATAGCATTTAGGCCTAAAAACTCCGTCTCGGCCCAAGCAAACTGATACGAGTATATGCTTATTTATTTCACCCCTGAAAAATAAAAATTAGTttatagaaaatgttcttgatgaaaattagtatgttttttttattTCACCCCTAAAAAAATAAAGAAACAGATAGAAAAATAAAAATTCCTAATAGTTTTGAAACTCTCAAACATATCCTATATACATTCATCCCCACTAGTGACTATCTTAAGTGCGGCTTGCCGCACCCGGCAGCGGTGTTGCCCGGTATAGTCATATCCAATCCAGTAATACAGTCATTGAAGCATTGCAAATATAAACAAATAGTAATTGTGTTTATTAATAGGGATATCTTTACAGTTTCTAAGCTCCCAAGAAATGGAGCTCCCTGGTGAATTGGGGATGTGGGACAATGATGTCATTCACTAAAAGGGGTTTATTTACTGCCTTAAGCCCAAGCTTTGTTTACACATGTCCTGTTCTCCCGCGTCGGGGTTCAGGTGGGCACATGCACCCCACGGTCAGCGCTAGGAG
The sequence above is a segment of the Triticum dicoccoides isolate Atlit2015 ecotype Zavitan chromosome 1A, WEW_v2.0, whole genome shotgun sequence genome. Coding sequences within it:
- the LOC119289863 gene encoding F-box protein At5g07610-like; protein product: MRTVASLTDDLLVEILSRLPVKSLRRCMCVSRTWRGIISHPHNQRQLPQTLEGFFYMPRSEPAPAPSFTNVTGTGRPLVSPLFDFLPQHQSIFLLSCCNGLLLCRCWEGQDDFHYVVCNPATEEWVRLPDSINAGTECMARLGFDPAVSDHFHVFEFSEDHDISQPGMEVYSSETGEWVHKENGWIDTEDDEAFVSLVGHHSGDVFLNGCLHFLTMDDDIAVVDTEGKTWRKIPIPELCTVDLIQKSQGSLHFVSFLETDERMVELVVYVLENYLSQEWILKHSTDASYIFGEREIDLIQGFQWVAMHPDCNIIFLTVGWDNTLVSYDMDHHKIQEICDLGGDDNPRYLPYVPLYSELQTLHA